The proteins below are encoded in one region of Polycladomyces zharkentensis:
- a CDS encoding phenolic acid decarboxylase: MKGMIGKHLIYTYDNGWQYEFYVKNADTIDYRIHSGMVGGRWVKDQKVHMVKLADHVFKLSWHEPTGTSVSLAVNLSDRKLHGVIFFPRWIIEAPEKTVCYQNEHLDLMRQYRDAGPTYPVEVVDEFATITFVEDCGPDREDVIDCPPSELPAGYASRRN; the protein is encoded by the coding sequence TTGAAGGGGATGATCGGCAAACATTTGATCTACACCTATGATAACGGTTGGCAATATGAGTTTTATGTGAAGAACGCCGATACGATCGACTACCGGATTCACAGCGGAATGGTCGGTGGCCGTTGGGTGAAAGATCAGAAAGTGCACATGGTCAAACTGGCGGATCATGTGTTCAAGCTTTCGTGGCATGAGCCGACGGGAACCAGCGTCAGCCTTGCGGTGAACTTGAGTGACAGAAAACTGCACGGCGTCATCTTTTTCCCGCGTTGGATCATCGAGGCGCCGGAAAAAACGGTTTGCTATCAGAACGAGCATCTGGACCTGATGCGTCAGTATCGTGATGCGGGGCCGACCTATCCTGTCGAGGTAGTGGATGAATTTGCCACCATTACGTTTGTCGAGGATTGTGGCCCTGATCGGGAGGACGTGATCGATTGCCCGCCGAGTGAGCTGCCGGCAGGCTACGCGAGCCGAAGAAACTGA
- a CDS encoding S1C family serine protease, which produces MQRKIRLHRTEPIASSAAHPANYFVKVVKRVRKGIVSIITEEKPRNLEEHILSMLIPGWSSVSGDPPPRHFGTGFVIHPDGYLVTNEHVIRDADKIAVKLDGNTRSLPARRVWSDEERDLAVIKVQTPYPLKPLRLGSAETVEVGEWVIAIGNPLGLDHTVTVGVISGKNRPLQVANRYYGNVIQTDAAINPGNSGGPLINIQGEVIGINTLIIYPSQSIGFAIPIDDIKPWIRKYMS; this is translated from the coding sequence ATGCAACGCAAAATCCGACTGCATCGTACGGAACCGATCGCCTCTTCGGCGGCGCACCCGGCCAATTATTTTGTAAAAGTGGTCAAACGGGTGCGCAAAGGCATCGTATCGATCATCACCGAAGAGAAACCGCGTAATCTGGAAGAGCATATCCTGAGTATGCTGATTCCGGGGTGGTCCTCCGTCTCCGGCGATCCTCCTCCCCGTCATTTCGGAACGGGGTTTGTCATTCACCCCGACGGCTATTTGGTCACCAATGAACACGTCATTCGGGACGCCGACAAAATCGCGGTCAAATTGGACGGAAACACACGCTCTCTACCAGCTCGGAGAGTCTGGTCCGACGAAGAACGCGATCTGGCGGTGATCAAGGTACAAACGCCCTATCCGTTGAAGCCGCTTCGTTTGGGGAGTGCCGAAACTGTGGAAGTGGGGGAGTGGGTGATTGCAATCGGTAACCCGCTGGGACTGGATCACACCGTCACCGTGGGGGTCATCAGCGGAAAAAACCGGCCACTGCAGGTAGCCAACCGCTATTACGGGAACGTCATTCAAACGGACGCGGCCATCAATCCGGGAAACAGCGGTGGTCCGCTCATCAACATCCAGGGTGAAGTCATCGGTATCAACACCTTGATCATTTATCCGTCGCAGAGCATCGGTTTTGCGATTCCGATCGACGATATCAAGCCGTGGATCCGAAAATATATGAGTTAA
- the speE gene encoding polyamine aminopropyltransferase: MKQTGWKGYVDWNGEMWLADSEEKDGFSSIWKVKQVLHKEQSEFQEVSVIETVGFGRALVLDGIIQTTERDAYIYNEMITHVPLATHPQPKTVCIIGGGDCGAAREVVKYPTVERVDMVEIDPKVVEVSRKYLPAVAGEGEPDPRIRFVYDDGAAFIRSHKEEYDVIIVDSSDPVGPAAVLFEEPFYRDVYTALKPDGLMVCQSESPVFYPHVLKRVRDTLQSMYPVVRTYLATVPTYPGGIWSFTLASKQADPLQSPPDRLRDEDTKYVNRDIFRSCFVLPNDVRKFVQTG, translated from the coding sequence ATGAAACAGACAGGATGGAAAGGTTATGTGGATTGGAATGGAGAAATGTGGCTGGCCGACTCCGAAGAAAAAGACGGTTTCAGCTCGATTTGGAAGGTGAAGCAAGTCCTGCACAAGGAGCAATCCGAATTCCAGGAAGTGTCGGTGATTGAAACGGTGGGATTCGGCCGTGCCTTGGTGCTGGACGGCATCATTCAGACAACGGAGCGGGACGCCTATATCTATAATGAGATGATCACACACGTGCCGTTGGCAACCCATCCCCAACCCAAGACGGTGTGCATCATCGGTGGCGGGGACTGTGGGGCGGCCAGGGAAGTTGTCAAGTATCCGACGGTGGAACGTGTGGACATGGTGGAGATCGATCCCAAAGTGGTGGAAGTCAGCAGGAAATACTTGCCTGCCGTGGCCGGGGAAGGAGAACCGGACCCGCGCATCCGTTTTGTCTATGACGATGGAGCCGCCTTTATCCGTTCGCACAAGGAAGAATACGATGTCATCATTGTTGATTCATCCGATCCGGTTGGGCCGGCTGCGGTATTGTTCGAAGAGCCGTTTTATCGTGATGTGTACACCGCGTTGAAACCGGACGGGTTGATGGTGTGCCAGAGCGAATCGCCGGTTTTCTATCCTCATGTCTTGAAACGCGTCCGGGATACGCTGCAATCGATGTATCCGGTGGTCCGTACGTATTTGGCAACAGTACCGACGTATCCGGGCGGAATCTGGAGCTTCACGCTGGCGTCCAAACAGGCTGATCCGTTGCAAAGCCCACCTGATCGGCTGCGTGATGAGGACACGAAATATGTTAACCGGGATATTTTCCGCAGTTGTTTCGTTCTGCCGAACGACGTCCGGAAATTTGTGCAGACGGGTTGA
- a CDS encoding biotin transporter BioY, whose protein sequence is MSKRVLTVRNMALAAMFTALLAISGQIRIPLELVPITLQTLVVMLTGSLLGARIGAISMIVFILLVAFGAPILSGGAGGLGALLGPTGGYVLSWPLAVWVIGWLTERAPRLRVWNLTLIHLLGGVLLVYAAGVAWLAHVIGLGWKAAVLQGVLPFIAGDVAKAVVASFVTLGVIRAYPAIRPRK, encoded by the coding sequence GTGTCCAAACGTGTGTTGACCGTTCGTAATATGGCGTTGGCAGCGATGTTTACCGCCCTGCTGGCCATCAGCGGACAAATCCGCATTCCGCTGGAACTCGTTCCAATCACTTTGCAGACGTTGGTGGTGATGTTGACCGGTTCCCTTCTGGGAGCACGAATCGGCGCGATCAGCATGATCGTGTTCATTCTGCTGGTCGCATTCGGTGCTCCGATTTTGTCCGGCGGTGCTGGCGGATTGGGGGCTCTTCTTGGTCCGACCGGCGGATATGTGCTCAGCTGGCCTTTGGCCGTGTGGGTGATCGGTTGGTTGACGGAGCGTGCGCCGCGATTGCGGGTGTGGAATCTCACCTTGATTCACCTGCTGGGCGGCGTGTTGCTGGTATATGCGGCAGGGGTGGCATGGTTGGCGCATGTGATCGGTTTGGGATGGAAAGCGGCTGTTTTACAAGGGGTGTTGCCGTTTATCGCCGGGGATGTCGCCAAGGCGGTGGTGGCCTCATTTGTCACATTGGGCGTGATTCGTGCATATCCGGCGATTCGGCCCCGCAAATAA
- a CDS encoding YqgQ family protein, with translation MEAFIRTMTDVRALLKRFGTIIYTGDELGDLDLMEDELAELHHWGMIETSEYMAALRVIRRRRSELTG, from the coding sequence ATGGAGGCATTCATCCGGACAATGACCGATGTGCGAGCATTGCTGAAACGGTTCGGAACCATCATTTATACGGGGGACGAATTGGGAGATCTGGATTTGATGGAAGACGAGCTGGCCGAATTGCACCACTGGGGGATGATCGAAACGTCGGAATACATGGCCGCCCTCAGGGTCATCCGTCGGCGCAGATCGGAGCTGACAGGGTAA
- a CDS encoding amino acid permease: MNPWLRKKSIEQLQADGLKETGLKRVLGLGTLTAIGLGGIIGVGIFVLTGVAAAKHAGPAVLLSFIIAGLASAAAALCYAEFSGLIPVSGSAYTYSYAVLGEFAAWMIGWDLLLEYSLVVSVVAIGWSGYLQSILEQIGIHLPVWAKGAPGTGEGHVVDLLAALVSLVIAGLLTIGLEWGSRFNSLMVAIKIGIILVIIGVGSFYVNPDNWTPFMPFGFDGVLQGAALVFFAVFGYDTLTTAAEEAKNPQRDLPRAVVLSLVIAMILYVGMSLVLTGIAYYTTLNNPAPVSKAFTDLGLKWIPAIISAAAVAGITSVLFSFMLAAARVWFAMSRDGLLPKWFSGIHPKFRTPHRPTLVIGVVTALVAGFTPIAQVAELVNIGTLSAFILICASIMVLRVKRPDLERSFRTPLVPFVPLIGILFSAWLIISLPPITWIRFLVWLAIGIVLYLVYGMRKSVLAQQSRQETK, from the coding sequence ATGAATCCGTGGTTGCGGAAAAAATCCATCGAGCAGTTACAAGCGGATGGATTGAAAGAAACCGGTCTCAAGCGTGTGTTGGGGCTGGGCACGCTGACCGCCATCGGGCTTGGCGGCATCATCGGTGTGGGCATCTTCGTGTTGACGGGAGTGGCGGCGGCCAAGCATGCCGGTCCGGCGGTGTTGCTTTCCTTTATTATCGCCGGTTTGGCCAGTGCGGCAGCGGCATTGTGCTACGCGGAGTTTTCCGGATTGATACCCGTTTCTGGAAGCGCTTACACCTACAGTTACGCTGTGTTGGGTGAGTTCGCCGCTTGGATGATCGGATGGGACCTGTTGTTGGAGTACTCACTGGTGGTGTCTGTCGTCGCCATCGGTTGGTCCGGTTATCTGCAGTCCATATTGGAGCAAATCGGCATTCATTTGCCGGTATGGGCCAAGGGTGCGCCCGGTACGGGTGAGGGACACGTGGTGGATCTTTTGGCGGCACTGGTGAGCTTGGTGATTGCCGGTCTGCTTACCATCGGTCTGGAGTGGGGTTCCCGGTTCAACTCACTCATGGTGGCCATCAAAATCGGGATCATCCTGGTGATCATTGGCGTCGGCAGCTTCTATGTCAATCCGGATAACTGGACCCCGTTTATGCCGTTCGGTTTTGACGGCGTGTTGCAGGGCGCGGCGCTCGTCTTCTTCGCGGTATTCGGTTACGATACGTTGACAACAGCCGCGGAAGAAGCGAAAAACCCGCAACGGGATCTGCCGCGGGCAGTGGTTTTGTCTTTGGTGATCGCCATGATTCTGTATGTGGGAATGTCGCTCGTTTTGACGGGTATTGCATATTATACGACTTTGAACAATCCGGCGCCGGTGTCAAAAGCCTTCACAGACCTCGGATTGAAATGGATTCCGGCAATCATTTCGGCCGCAGCCGTGGCGGGGATCACCAGCGTGTTGTTCTCCTTCATGCTGGCGGCAGCCCGCGTGTGGTTTGCCATGAGTCGTGACGGTCTGCTGCCGAAATGGTTCTCCGGTATCCATCCGAAGTTTCGCACACCGCATCGTCCAACGCTGGTCATTGGCGTAGTGACGGCGTTGGTGGCCGGATTTACGCCGATTGCCCAAGTGGCGGAGCTGGTGAACATCGGGACCTTGTCGGCGTTCATTCTGATCTGCGCTTCGATTATGGTTCTGCGGGTGAAACGCCCTGATCTGGAGCGTTCATTCCGCACACCGTTGGTCCCGTTTGTGCCTTTGATCGGCATTTTGTTCTCCGCCTGGTTAATCATCAGCTTGCCGCCCATCACCTGGATCCGATTTTTGGTGTGGCTCGCAATCGGTATCGTTTTGTACCTGGTCTACGGGATGAGAAAAAGCGTATTGGCACAGCAATCGAGACAAGAAACGAAATAA
- the leuD gene encoding 3-isopropylmalate dehydratase small subunit yields MKPLIRHTGIVAPLDQANVDTDQIIPKQFLKRIERTGFGQFLFYDWRFDDDGQPRSDFVLNQPRYQGASILLARNNFGCGSSREHAPWALLDYGFRVVIAPSFADIFYNNCFKNGMLPVKLSEENVEELFQRTEAKEGYSLTVDLEKCVVTDEDGLSIPFQVDEYRRHCLINGLDDIDMTLQYEEQIARYEETLPAYYRVSSAVSR; encoded by the coding sequence ATGAAACCGCTCATTCGGCATACGGGAATCGTGGCACCCCTGGATCAGGCCAATGTAGATACCGACCAGATCATCCCCAAACAGTTTCTCAAACGGATCGAACGGACCGGATTCGGGCAATTCTTGTTTTACGACTGGCGTTTTGACGATGACGGACAACCGCGATCGGACTTCGTGCTGAACCAGCCGCGATATCAAGGGGCATCCATTCTGCTCGCGCGAAACAACTTCGGTTGCGGCTCTTCGCGTGAACATGCGCCGTGGGCACTTTTGGACTATGGATTCCGCGTGGTCATCGCCCCGTCTTTCGCCGATATCTTTTACAACAATTGTTTCAAAAACGGGATGTTGCCGGTGAAATTGTCAGAAGAGAACGTGGAGGAACTCTTCCAACGTACGGAAGCCAAAGAAGGGTATTCACTCACGGTCGATCTGGAGAAATGTGTCGTAACGGATGAAGACGGCCTTTCCATCCCGTTCCAGGTGGACGAATATCGACGTCACTGTCTGATCAACGGCTTGGACGACATCGATATGACGCTGCAATATGAAGAGCAGATTGCACGTTACGAGGAAACATTGCCCGCATATTACCGGGTCAGCTCGGCCGTCTCCCGTTGA
- the leuC gene encoding 3-isopropylmalate dehydratase large subunit — MKPRTLFEKVWDRHVIHQEPGKPALLYIDLHLIHEVTSPQAFEGLRLSGRKVRRPDLTVATMDHNVPTTDRSLPVTDPISAKQMETLAKNCQEFGISLYDLHSPQQGIVHVIGPELGLTLPGKTIVCGDSHTSTHGAFGALAFGIGTSEVEHVLATQCLPQAKPLTMEIHVKGKLQPGVTAKDLILAIIARIGTDGATGTVIEYTGEAIRALTMEERMTVCNMSIEAGARAGMIAPDETTFAYLKDKPLAPKGEDWERAVAEWKELRTDEGAVYDRRVEIDASTIAPQVTWGTSPGMGVDVTGAVPDPDSFPTETERKSARRALEYMGLKPGTPITDIRIDRVFIGSCTNSRIEDLRAAASVVKGKKVAPHVHAMVVPGSQQVKRQAEAEGLDRIFTEAGFEWREAGCSMCLAMNPDVLQPGERCASTSNRNFEGRQGRGGRTHLVSPMMAAAAAIAGHFVDIREWETENIRQKEVTQ, encoded by the coding sequence ATGAAGCCACGAACACTGTTCGAAAAAGTATGGGATCGACATGTGATTCACCAGGAACCGGGCAAACCCGCGCTGTTGTACATCGATCTTCATCTGATCCACGAGGTCACGTCACCACAGGCGTTTGAGGGATTGCGCTTGTCCGGTCGGAAAGTGAGAAGACCCGACTTGACCGTAGCCACGATGGATCACAATGTGCCCACAACCGACCGCTCGCTTCCCGTCACCGATCCCATTTCCGCCAAACAAATGGAGACACTGGCCAAAAACTGCCAGGAGTTCGGTATCTCCCTTTATGATTTACACAGCCCGCAACAAGGAATCGTCCATGTGATCGGGCCCGAGCTGGGGCTGACACTCCCCGGCAAAACCATCGTCTGCGGGGACAGTCATACGTCCACCCACGGCGCTTTCGGCGCACTGGCATTCGGGATTGGGACCAGCGAAGTGGAGCATGTGCTGGCTACACAGTGCCTGCCTCAAGCGAAACCGTTGACGATGGAGATCCATGTCAAGGGTAAACTGCAACCCGGCGTAACCGCCAAAGACCTGATCCTGGCCATCATCGCCCGCATCGGTACCGACGGTGCGACAGGAACGGTCATTGAATACACCGGTGAAGCCATCCGTGCGTTGACCATGGAAGAACGGATGACTGTCTGCAACATGTCCATCGAGGCGGGAGCGCGCGCCGGCATGATTGCCCCCGATGAAACGACGTTCGCCTATCTGAAAGACAAACCCCTGGCCCCCAAAGGGGAAGATTGGGAACGGGCCGTGGCGGAGTGGAAAGAGTTGCGAACCGATGAAGGTGCCGTTTACGATCGCAGGGTCGAAATCGACGCCAGCACCATTGCACCGCAAGTCACTTGGGGAACCAGTCCCGGCATGGGGGTCGATGTTACCGGCGCGGTACCGGACCCGGACTCTTTCCCCACGGAAACAGAGCGCAAATCAGCACGTCGCGCTTTGGAATACATGGGACTCAAACCGGGGACACCCATCACCGACATTCGGATCGACCGAGTGTTCATCGGCTCCTGTACCAACTCCCGAATCGAGGATCTGCGCGCCGCCGCCAGCGTGGTCAAAGGAAAAAAAGTGGCTCCGCACGTTCACGCGATGGTGGTGCCGGGATCACAACAAGTAAAGCGGCAAGCCGAGGCGGAAGGGTTGGACAGGATTTTCACCGAGGCCGGGTTTGAATGGCGTGAAGCGGGATGCAGCATGTGCTTGGCGATGAACCCCGACGTACTGCAACCGGGCGAACGCTGTGCCTCCACCTCCAACCGCAACTTTGAAGGAAGGCAGGGCCGGGGCGGACGCACTCACTTGGTCAGCCCGATGATGGCCGCTGCAGCAGCGATCGCCGGGCATTTCGTTGATATCAGGGAATGGGAAACTGAAAATATCCGACAAAAGGAGGTAACCCAATGA
- a CDS encoding DUF3153 domain-containing protein: MKPKRSRYVWMMVTIVCIMLLTGCVNATMHITVNSDGSGVYQLKLLSNPLLAEQMAPIKDRLQQKGYQVKTVNEGDQTGWVAEKRVDNVLKEPPDQNMFKDLLPNQPSASLAAVSTDAAPQNGRSGQPVFDFDPGFFTLKFRVDTHVDLRSMKDLGGSFLGESLGELLHLKLMLTLPIAPDNHNADNVTDGGKTLTWNLKPGQDNPIFMEAEFPNPLGWGAIILIAVILLIVWRVRKKRHHPPTVNNGSNIS, translated from the coding sequence ATGAAACCAAAACGCTCGCGCTACGTATGGATGATGGTGACGATTGTGTGCATCATGCTGTTGACCGGTTGTGTGAACGCCACCATGCACATCACTGTTAATTCCGACGGTTCCGGTGTTTATCAGCTGAAACTGCTGTCCAACCCGTTGTTGGCCGAACAGATGGCCCCGATCAAAGACCGTCTCCAACAAAAAGGATACCAGGTCAAAACGGTGAATGAAGGGGACCAAACAGGCTGGGTGGCCGAAAAGCGCGTGGACAACGTATTGAAAGAACCGCCGGATCAAAATATGTTCAAAGACTTGTTGCCCAATCAACCGTCCGCCAGTTTGGCGGCCGTTTCCACCGATGCCGCACCGCAGAACGGCCGTTCCGGCCAACCCGTTTTTGACTTTGATCCGGGGTTTTTCACACTGAAATTCCGTGTCGACACCCATGTCGATCTGCGCTCGATGAAAGATCTGGGTGGCTCGTTTCTGGGTGAATCGCTGGGTGAACTCCTGCATTTGAAATTGATGCTGACGTTGCCCATCGCACCGGACAACCACAATGCGGACAATGTCACCGACGGCGGAAAAACCTTGACGTGGAACCTGAAGCCGGGACAAGACAACCCCATCTTTATGGAAGCGGAGTTTCCCAATCCGTTGGGCTGGGGCGCCATCATCCTCATCGCCGTGATTTTGTTGATCGTGTGGCGTGTTCGCAAAAAGCGTCATCATCCACCGACTGTCAACAACGGTTCCAATATATCGTGA
- the cobT gene encoding nicotinate-nucleotide--dimethylbenzimidazole phosphoribosyltransferase → MQQLNRSDRRQLESLTKLIPVPDGTLEQQARNHIDQLTKPPGSLGLLEEMAIRLAGITGEQIPDMNKKAIVVCCGDHGVVEEGVTAYPSEVTEKMMANFAAGGAAINVIARQTGADVYVVDVGSRARSVPDGVIDCKIRPGTDNMASGPAMSRDEAVRAMMAGVDVARRLKQEGVRVIGVGEMGIGNTTPATAIAAVMTGSPVNRLTGRGAGVDDAGMQRKICVIEQAIRVNRPDAQDPVDVLAKVGGLEIAAMAGVMLGGALERMPVVIDGLISTSAAMIAAGLTERVKPYLFASHLSEEPAHRILLEKLGLTPLVHARMRLGEGTGAALLFPLMETAVALMREMATFADLGLEGP, encoded by the coding sequence ATGCAACAGCTGAATCGATCCGATCGCCGGCAATTGGAGTCGCTGACGAAACTGATACCGGTTCCGGACGGGACATTGGAGCAACAAGCGAGAAACCATATCGACCAATTGACCAAACCGCCGGGTAGTTTGGGCTTGTTGGAGGAGATGGCGATCCGCTTGGCGGGCATCACGGGTGAACAGATTCCCGACATGAACAAAAAAGCGATCGTCGTCTGTTGTGGAGACCACGGTGTGGTGGAAGAGGGGGTAACGGCCTATCCCTCCGAAGTGACGGAGAAAATGATGGCCAACTTCGCGGCGGGAGGAGCGGCGATCAATGTGATCGCCCGGCAGACCGGGGCAGATGTCTATGTGGTGGACGTGGGCAGTCGGGCGAGGTCGGTTCCCGACGGCGTCATCGACTGCAAGATACGTCCGGGTACGGACAATATGGCATCCGGCCCCGCCATGTCACGCGATGAAGCGGTTCGGGCGATGATGGCGGGTGTGGATGTGGCCAGACGATTGAAACAGGAAGGCGTCCGCGTCATTGGTGTGGGGGAAATGGGTATTGGTAATACAACACCGGCCACAGCCATTGCTGCGGTAATGACTGGCAGTCCGGTCAACCGGTTGACGGGACGCGGCGCCGGAGTGGACGACGCGGGAATGCAACGAAAGATCTGTGTCATCGAGCAGGCGATTCGCGTCAACCGGCCGGATGCGCAAGACCCCGTGGATGTGTTGGCCAAAGTGGGCGGGTTGGAGATTGCCGCGATGGCGGGGGTGATGTTGGGAGGAGCGCTGGAGCGCATGCCGGTCGTGATCGACGGGCTCATTTCCACCTCTGCCGCGATGATCGCCGCCGGTTTGACCGAACGGGTGAAGCCGTATTTGTTTGCCTCCCATTTGTCTGAGGAGCCGGCACATCGCATCCTGTTGGAGAAGTTGGGATTAACGCCGCTGGTTCACGCCCGGATGCGACTGGGAGAGGGAACCGGTGCGGCGCTGTTGTTTCCGTTGATGGAGACAGCCGTGGCATTGATGCGGGAGATGGCCACCTTTGCCGATTTGGGTTTGGAGGGACCTTAA
- a CDS encoding L-lactate dehydrogenase — protein MKVSKGTKIALIGTGFVGSSYAYAVLNQGLANELVLIDINKKKAEGDAMDLNHALPFGSPMRIWAGDYHDCQDADLVVITAGANQQPGETRLDLVDKNAKIFQSIISEVMKSGFDGLFLVATNPVDILSYATWKYSGMPAHRVIGSGTILDTARLRYLLGEAYQVNPQNVHAYIIGEHGDTELPVWSHAHIGTRPISDYLREGNGPNQEELDQIFVNVRDAAYHIIERKGATYYGIAMGLARLTRAILNDENSVLTVSTLLRGEYGLKDIYIGVPAVVNRSGIREVIELNLQEQELEKLHHSAEVLGQVLKKVF, from the coding sequence ATGAAAGTGTCGAAAGGGACCAAAATCGCCTTAATCGGAACCGGTTTTGTTGGATCGAGCTACGCATATGCGGTACTGAACCAAGGTTTGGCCAACGAATTGGTGTTGATTGACATTAACAAGAAAAAAGCGGAAGGGGACGCGATGGATCTGAATCACGCCTTGCCATTTGGTTCGCCGATGCGCATCTGGGCCGGGGATTATCACGATTGTCAAGATGCGGATCTTGTGGTGATCACTGCCGGTGCCAACCAGCAGCCCGGAGAAACCCGTCTCGATCTGGTGGATAAAAACGCGAAAATCTTTCAATCCATTATCAGCGAAGTGATGAAAAGCGGTTTTGATGGATTGTTCTTGGTTGCGACAAACCCGGTTGATATCCTCTCTTATGCGACATGGAAATATTCCGGGATGCCCGCTCATCGTGTGATTGGATCAGGTACCATCCTTGATACGGCTCGCTTGCGCTATCTGCTCGGTGAAGCGTATCAAGTGAATCCACAGAATGTACATGCCTATATCATCGGGGAACATGGGGATACGGAATTGCCCGTGTGGAGTCATGCCCATATTGGAACCCGTCCGATTTCGGACTATTTAAGGGAAGGAAATGGTCCGAACCAGGAAGAGTTGGATCAAATATTTGTCAATGTACGTGATGCAGCCTACCATATCATTGAACGCAAAGGAGCCACCTACTATGGAATTGCGATGGGACTGGCCCGTTTAACTCGCGCCATCTTAAACGATGAAAATTCAGTGCTCACTGTTTCCACCCTGCTCCGTGGCGAATATGGGCTAAAGGATATTTATATCGGTGTACCCGCCGTTGTGAATCGTTCCGGCATACGCGAAGTGATCGAGTTGAATTTGCAAGAGCAAGAACTGGAAAAACTGCATCATTCGGCAGAAGTGTTAGGACAAGTATTGAAAAAAGTATTCTAA